A stretch of Faecalibacterium duncaniae DNA encodes these proteins:
- a CDS encoding site-specific DNA-methyltransferase, with amino-acid sequence MPTLEWIGKSKVINHHQKVPFRVLERKYSFDENGQHSEDNGSENMIIRGDNLEALKALLPRYEGRVKCIYIDPPYNTGNEGWVYNDNVNDPKIKKWLGEVVGKEGEDLTRHDKWLCMMYPRLKLLQKLLADDGCLIISISYHELHNLVNLLREIFGTKQIVTVTVQTSGGKPSGGFNYVQEYLVFVVPADFHANALDFCGGNNRTPFEGLTLSTFDKTQRPNQTYPIFIDENGVFAGVGKSLQEQIDDGSYTGEKADFPYDYSIAPQGKVAVWPVTAKGKQCVWRQISGRLQVDWEKGYIKISKNKSGSNQNQYSVQYLPSGVIKKIKDGELEVLGHEDGVPTLLFGENQTVGGQVPTIWAEKAFFTVNGTQTLKNIFPESPKTFDYPKSVALIESVVQAITKDADIILDSFAGSGTTAHAVLNMNKADGGHRKFILVEMMDYADSITAERVKRVIKGYGEGKNAVEGTGGNFSFYDLGEPLLMGDCLNEAVAPEKIREYIWFMETKQPYAPPSGGNPYYLGKHNSTGYYFYYEPQRVTVLDYAFLSTITEKADGTVIYADRCSISEDKLAKMGVTFKKIPRDISRL; translated from the coding sequence ATGCCAACACTTGAATGGATTGGAAAAAGCAAGGTGATCAATCACCATCAGAAAGTGCCGTTTCGGGTGTTGGAGCGCAAGTACAGCTTTGATGAAAACGGACAGCACAGCGAAGATAACGGCAGCGAAAACATGATCATCCGGGGCGATAATCTGGAAGCCCTGAAAGCGCTGCTGCCCCGGTATGAGGGGCGCGTCAAGTGCATTTACATCGACCCGCCCTACAACACCGGCAACGAGGGCTGGGTCTATAACGATAACGTCAACGACCCCAAGATCAAGAAATGGCTGGGCGAGGTCGTCGGCAAAGAGGGCGAGGACTTGACCCGCCACGACAAGTGGCTGTGCATGATGTATCCGCGCTTGAAGCTGCTGCAAAAGCTGCTGGCGGATGATGGATGCTTAATTATAAGCATCAGCTACCATGAACTACATAATCTTGTAAATCTCTTGCGAGAGATTTTTGGGACAAAGCAGATTGTGACTGTCACAGTACAAACTTCTGGTGGGAAACCATCAGGCGGTTTTAACTATGTGCAAGAGTATCTGGTTTTTGTTGTGCCTGCGGACTTTCACGCAAACGCACTTGATTTTTGTGGCGGGAATAACAGAACGCCATTCGAGGGGCTTACACTGAGTACGTTCGACAAGACACAACGTCCAAATCAGACATATCCAATTTTTATAGACGAAAATGGTGTATTTGCTGGTGTAGGAAAATCATTACAAGAGCAAATTGATGACGGCTCATACACCGGAGAGAAAGCTGATTTTCCATATGACTACTCTATCGCTCCACAAGGGAAAGTTGCCGTTTGGCCCGTAACAGCAAAAGGCAAGCAGTGTGTCTGGCGGCAGATTTCAGGACGATTACAAGTGGATTGGGAAAAAGGCTATATAAAAATCTCAAAAAACAAAAGCGGGAGCAATCAGAACCAATACAGTGTCCAGTATTTGCCAAGCGGAGTTATCAAGAAAATCAAAGACGGCGAGTTGGAAGTTTTAGGGCATGAAGATGGTGTTCCGACGTTGTTATTTGGAGAAAATCAGACCGTAGGCGGACAGGTTCCTACGATATGGGCTGAAAAAGCATTTTTCACTGTTAACGGAACGCAAACGCTTAAAAACATTTTTCCTGAATCGCCCAAAACGTTCGACTATCCGAAATCGGTTGCACTGATTGAAAGCGTGGTTCAAGCAATCACAAAAGATGCCGATATTATCCTTGATTCCTTCGCCGGTTCCGGCACCACCGCCCATGCGGTGCTGAACATGAACAAAGCGGACGGCGGACACCGCAAGTTTATTCTTGTCGAGATGATGGACTACGCCGACAGCATCACCGCCGAGCGCGTGAAGCGCGTTATCAAGGGCTACGGTGAGGGTAAAAACGCCGTGGAGGGCACAGGCGGCAATTTCAGCTTCTATGATCTTGGCGAACCGCTGCTTATGGGCGATTGCCTGAACGAAGCGGTTGCCCCGGAGAAAATCCGCGAATACATCTGGTTCATGGAAACAAAGCAGCCCTACGCCCCGCCCAGCGGCGGAAATCCCTATTACCTCGGCAAGCACAACAGCACAGGCTATTACTTCTACTACGAGCCGCAGCGCGTGACGGTGCTGGACTATGCGTTCCTCTCCACCATTACGGAAAAAGCCGACGGAACGGTGATCTACGCCGACCGCTGCTCCATCAGTGAGGACAAGCTGGCAAAAATGGGCGTTACATTCAAGAAAATACCGAGAGATATTAGCAGACTGTAA
- a CDS encoding DEAD/DEAH box helicase produces the protein MELKSYQKKVIADLTRYLELLNETQNYMTAFEQFWREKSAPALGRYQNVIPGVPNLCFKVPTGGGKTFIACNAVRPIFDALPATKTKAVVWLVPSDAILTQTAKALKDTSHPYRQKIDVDFGGRVEVYTKQELLNGQNFNPTAVTEQLSVMVLSYDSFRGRGKEGLKAYQENSNLAAFAKVLGKPDSPIEKADETALFQIINQLNPLVIVDESHHARSELSLEMLENFNPCFVLDLTATPKKESNIISYVDAVQLKNEHMVKLPVIVYNRDSQAEVLTDAIDLRNKLEEIANAEYAKTGKYIRPIALFQAQPKGKEDATTFEKLRDKLVDAGIPADQIAIRTADVNELKNVELMSPNCPIRYIITVNALKEGWDCPFAYILASLANKTSQVDVEQILGRILRLPHTSQHTQSALNMSYVLTSSNDFNNTVAHIVKGLNSAGFSDKDYRIGESAKPQIPEQPAEQITLPDPQGVSELETAEDDFSGLDGKLIGAELERRREQAQTPETAPKADTMLDAAAEVEKAYTDAIQQTGNDPVMDNLPWEVRDKVKSFGVNPQFREDIETLQIPQFFLKIEQSLFTDGSFELLDKEMLAEGFTLKGKAYDIDFAAADDEIREIDVREQDGGLPKVFKMESAEQRYFKEWFNNLPQESRVRQCKDMMFKQLNKLNMVDAAELKAYIDRIVDDMDKAQLAAMEKAPLGYAAKIRDKIETLLEAHYREIFEKWLETERIVCKPSFRLPLAIHPTTHTDIYARSLYTAEDGDMNKLEQKLVVELTALPNVRWWHRNIARQGFSINGFIKHYPDILIMTQSGKLICAETKGDHLKNGDSREKIALGQAWRTAAGKDFRYYMVFENEENLLPGAMSMSQFIDTVKAL, from the coding sequence ATGGAACTGAAATCTTATCAGAAAAAAGTGATAGCGGACCTGACCCGCTATCTGGAACTGTTGAACGAAACGCAGAACTATATGACAGCGTTTGAGCAGTTCTGGCGGGAAAAGAGCGCACCGGCTTTAGGGCGATACCAAAACGTGATACCCGGTGTTCCAAATCTCTGCTTCAAGGTACCGACAGGCGGCGGCAAAACCTTCATTGCCTGCAACGCCGTTCGCCCTATCTTTGACGCGCTCCCCGCTACCAAGACAAAGGCGGTCGTGTGGCTTGTTCCATCGGACGCGATTCTGACACAGACGGCGAAAGCCCTGAAAGACACCTCCCATCCCTACCGCCAAAAAATCGACGTGGATTTCGGCGGGCGTGTGGAGGTCTACACCAAGCAGGAGCTTTTGAACGGTCAGAACTTCAACCCCACGGCCGTAACGGAGCAGTTGTCGGTTATGGTGCTGTCCTATGATTCCTTCCGCGGTCGCGGTAAGGAGGGCTTGAAAGCCTATCAGGAAAACAGCAATCTTGCCGCGTTTGCAAAGGTGCTGGGCAAGCCCGACAGCCCCATTGAAAAAGCGGACGAAACCGCTCTGTTCCAGATCATCAACCAGCTTAACCCGCTTGTCATCGTGGACGAGAGCCACCATGCCCGGTCGGAATTGAGCCTTGAAATGCTGGAAAACTTCAATCCCTGCTTTGTGCTGGATTTGACCGCCACACCGAAAAAGGAGAGCAATATCATCTCCTATGTGGACGCGGTGCAGCTGAAAAACGAACACATGGTCAAGCTGCCGGTGATCGTCTATAACCGGGACAGCCAAGCCGAGGTACTGACTGATGCAATCGACCTGCGGAACAAGCTGGAAGAAATCGCAAACGCGGAGTACGCCAAGACGGGTAAATATATCCGTCCTATCGCGCTGTTTCAGGCACAGCCGAAGGGCAAGGAGGACGCGACCACCTTTGAAAAACTGCGGGACAAGCTGGTGGACGCCGGGATTCCTGCCGATCAAATTGCCATTCGTACCGCCGATGTGAACGAGCTGAAAAATGTGGAGTTGATGTCCCCAAACTGCCCGATCCGATATATTATCACGGTCAATGCGCTGAAAGAGGGCTGGGACTGCCCCTTTGCCTATATTCTTGCGTCCCTTGCCAATAAGACAAGTCAAGTTGACGTGGAGCAGATTTTGGGACGGATTCTCCGTCTGCCCCATACGAGCCAGCATACGCAAAGCGCACTCAATATGTCCTATGTGCTGACTTCCTCCAACGACTTCAACAACACCGTGGCGCATATCGTCAAGGGCTTGAACAGCGCAGGTTTCAGCGATAAGGACTATCGGATCGGGGAGTCCGCAAAACCGCAGATTCCCGAACAGCCAGCAGAACAAATTACGCTGCCTGACCCGCAAGGAGTTTCCGAACTGGAAACCGCAGAGGACGATTTTTCGGGGCTGGATGGGAAATTGATCGGGGCAGAGTTGGAGCGGCGCAGAGAACAGGCGCAAACGCCTGAAACTGCCCCGAAGGCCGACACCATGCTGGACGCTGCCGCAGAGGTCGAAAAGGCATATACAGATGCAATTCAGCAGACCGGCAATGACCCGGTGATGGACAATCTTCCGTGGGAGGTGCGGGATAAAGTGAAATCATTTGGGGTAAACCCGCAGTTCCGGGAGGATATTGAAACGCTGCAAATCCCGCAGTTTTTCCTGAAAATCGAGCAATCTCTGTTTACGGACGGCTCTTTTGAACTGCTGGACAAGGAAATGCTGGCAGAGGGCTTTACCCTCAAGGGCAAAGCATACGACATTGATTTTGCCGCCGCAGACGATGAAATCCGCGAAATCGACGTGCGGGAGCAGGACGGCGGTTTGCCGAAGGTGTTCAAGATGGAGAGCGCCGAGCAGCGGTATTTCAAGGAGTGGTTCAACAATCTGCCGCAGGAAAGCCGGGTGCGCCAATGCAAGGACATGATGTTCAAGCAGCTTAACAAACTGAACATGGTGGACGCTGCCGAGCTGAAAGCCTACATAGACCGCATTGTGGACGATATGGACAAGGCGCAGCTCGCCGCCATGGAGAAAGCGCCGTTGGGCTATGCGGCGAAGATCCGTGACAAGATTGAAACGCTGCTGGAAGCCCACTATCGGGAAATTTTTGAAAAGTGGCTGGAAACGGAGCGCATTGTCTGCAAGCCCTCGTTCCGCCTGCCCCTCGCAATCCATCCCACCACCCATACTGACATATACGCCCGTTCGCTGTACACGGCGGAGGACGGCGACATGAACAAACTGGAACAAAAGCTGGTCGTAGAGCTGACCGCCCTGCCAAATGTCCGTTGGTGGCATCGGAATATTGCCAGACAGGGCTTTTCAATCAACGGCTTTATCAAGCATTACCCGGATATTCTGATTATGACCCAAAGCGGCAAGCTCATCTGCGCGGAAACCAAGGGCGACCACCTGAAAAACGGTGACAGCCGGGAGAAAATCGCACTCGGTCAGGCGTGGCGTACAGCAGCAGGCAAGGATTTCCGCTATTACATGGTATTTGAGAATGAGGAAAACCTCTTGCCGGGTGCAATGAGCATGAGCCAGTTTATCGACACGGTAAAGGCGCTGTAA
- a CDS encoding TIGR02391 family protein codes for MRALKLPYENELYELRKWIDFTNANLHMQFLHTPQEIQRVYQWINAITRGIQADYPFYATTLPCVANILFQQNEVGAIFLNPAAFGELVVIVRHIKAEPVVVQFWSEIHPRIVNVSRELFVDGHCSAAAEKAIKEVESRLREKFSELKPGAAVPSKIGDVIGALMSENGAFKFCDTTTTSGRDYRRGIQSLFEGIMAAYRNPAAHANLQYEKREAMEQIMLASQLMYVLDKPQL; via the coding sequence GTGCGTGCTTTGAAACTGCCGTATGAGAACGAACTGTATGAGCTGCGAAAGTGGATAGACTTTACAAATGCAAACTTGCATATGCAGTTTCTCCACACGCCTCAGGAAATTCAGCGCGTTTACCAATGGATCAATGCAATTACGAGAGGAATCCAAGCAGACTATCCTTTTTATGCGACTACGCTCCCCTGTGTTGCAAATATACTTTTTCAGCAAAACGAAGTGGGTGCTATTTTCCTGAATCCTGCGGCATTTGGCGAGTTGGTGGTAATTGTTCGCCATATCAAAGCAGAACCCGTTGTTGTCCAGTTCTGGTCAGAGATACACCCGCGGATTGTGAATGTTTCCCGTGAGTTATTTGTAGATGGTCATTGTTCAGCTGCGGCAGAAAAGGCAATTAAAGAAGTGGAATCACGTCTGCGCGAAAAGTTTTCAGAGTTAAAACCTGGCGCAGCAGTTCCCTCAAAGATCGGCGATGTGATTGGCGCACTTATGAGCGAGAACGGCGCTTTCAAATTCTGTGACACAACTACTACCAGTGGCAGGGACTACCGACGTGGAATCCAATCTCTGTTTGAAGGAATCATGGCAGCCTATCGCAATCCTGCGGCTCATGCTAATCTTCAATATGAAAAACGTGAGGCTATGGAGCAAATAATGCTGGCAAGCCAGCTGATGTATGTGTTAGACAAGCCGCAATTATAA
- a CDS encoding toll/interleukin-1 receptor domain-containing protein has protein sequence MDFRKLPSNSEGLLLKLVCSENPTQVLRKQYNGLSTQQEQELDGIIRELKELGYIDVKWADNEPYFVILNNSARTYSERLAEYNTHNPTNATQGKKEKNTIFISHRSTDKGIADMLVDFFAGTGISKEAVFCSSLPGNDINERISDEVRSALKSSAVNIAILSHDYYQSAYCLNEAGVLWYEDVPVIPVALPEINSGNMYGFLNNEYKLRRLDSDTDISYIYDTVSEAVSAPHTKASLITYENNKLRTRYAEYLKVRELPPGGSDISIADTIAEITTDDERIVLYYILHENVRKVSKSTISSWLNKCEIRGVNVDNAFDLLSSFDNGALNNDTLEFGIDTFRKYSANVARVLPPLKKCVDQHIELAVNIFKKIWSDDTLDINIRLFVAYIVEERMRTFGDRWMAEGEIENIRQWESKNTLDSTLSNNYGSCLEFFVQNELVYASSWTSYGNPREYTLFPSLQELLFNCPHKIMEELQKVKDAYHLDFPF, from the coding sequence ATGGATTTTAGAAAACTTCCATCTAATTCTGAAGGGTTACTGTTAAAGCTGGTCTGTTCAGAAAACCCTACGCAGGTATTGCGGAAACAATACAACGGGCTTTCTACGCAACAAGAGCAAGAACTTGACGGTATCATAAGAGAACTAAAAGAACTCGGCTATATTGATGTTAAATGGGCTGATAATGAGCCATACTTTGTCATTCTAAATAATTCTGCAAGAACATATAGTGAACGATTGGCTGAGTATAACACGCATAACCCCACCAATGCAACACAAGGGAAAAAGGAGAAAAATACAATTTTCATAAGCCACCGATCAACTGATAAAGGTATTGCGGATATGCTTGTTGACTTTTTTGCAGGAACCGGAATTTCTAAGGAAGCAGTTTTCTGCTCTTCTCTGCCGGGCAACGACATAAATGAACGCATTTCTGATGAAGTCAGATCTGCGCTGAAAAGCAGCGCAGTTAACATTGCGATTCTTTCGCATGATTATTATCAGAGTGCCTATTGCCTGAATGAAGCGGGAGTGCTTTGGTATGAGGACGTTCCTGTAATTCCAGTTGCCTTGCCGGAAATTAATTCGGGCAACATGTACGGATTCCTAAATAACGAATATAAGTTAAGGCGGTTGGATTCCGATACAGATATTTCGTACATTTATGATACTGTGAGCGAAGCGGTATCGGCTCCGCACACAAAAGCCAGTCTTATCACATACGAGAATAATAAACTTAGAACAAGGTATGCAGAATATTTGAAAGTGAGAGAATTGCCCCCGGGTGGTTCTGATATTTCTATCGCAGATACTATTGCAGAAATAACCACGGACGATGAACGAATCGTGCTATACTACATACTTCATGAAAATGTTCGAAAAGTCTCTAAATCTACTATTTCAAGTTGGTTAAACAAATGCGAAATCCGTGGCGTAAATGTCGATAACGCGTTTGATCTGCTGTCATCTTTTGATAACGGGGCTTTGAATAACGATACTCTGGAGTTTGGCATCGACACTTTCCGCAAATACTCTGCAAACGTAGCACGGGTGCTTCCACCACTTAAAAAATGCGTGGATCAGCATATTGAATTAGCCGTCAACATATTCAAAAAAATCTGGTCAGATGACACGCTTGATATTAATATACGGCTGTTTGTTGCTTATATCGTGGAAGAGAGAATGCGCACGTTTGGTGACCGTTGGATGGCAGAAGGAGAAATCGAAAATATAAGGCAGTGGGAGAGCAAAAACACACTTGATTCCACACTTTCAAATAACTATGGAAGCTGCCTTGAATTTTTTGTTCAAAATGAGCTTGTATATGCAAGCAGTTGGACAAGCTATGGAAATCCGCGAGAGTATACTTTATTCCCTTCTCTACAGGAGCTCCTTTTTAATTGTCCCCATAAGATTATGGAGGAATTACAAAAAGTCAAAGATGCCTATCATTTAGATTTTCCATTTTGA